The Thermomicrobiales bacterium DNA segment CCCTGATCGATGGGGCTGCCACACGCGAAAACCGGCCAGGGCGTCCGCCCGGCCGGTTTCGTTGCGTGGTTCCCGCGTCGCTCGACCTGCGATCGAAGAAGCTCGTCGCTGGACTCGACAGTCAGGAACCAGGATGTGTCCTAGTATCCGCCGTCGCCCTCGCCATCACCGCCAGCATAAGTCTTGTAGTAGATCTCGCCATTGGCGCCGGTGTAGGTGAGGAACAACGTTTCGTCCCAGGTGTACTGGTAGGGGTCATAGGCGTAGTTGTCGCCCAGGTCGGCCCAATCGCTCCAACCTTCGGCCCCATATTCGATGTAGTAGGCGTGTCCATCCGTGCCGGTGTACACGACCTGAAGCGCATCGTCATACACGTATGCGCTCGGCTGCGCCGCATACGTGTAGTTGCCGCTGATCGGCGTCCAGCCGCTCCAGCCCTCGCCATCGAAGACGTTGTAGGTCGCATACCCATTGGTATCGACCGAGAAGGCGTAGAGGTTGTCATCGTAGCCAGCGGCGTACGGGGTGTATGAGAGCTGATAGTCACCCGGTAGTGGCTTGGCTTCGCTCCAGGCAGAACCGTCATAGCGCGCCCAATAGACGCTTCCATCGGTTCCGTGCCAGAACACCTGCTCGTAGTCCCCCCACGAAACGGCATACGGTTCGTAGTCCGATCCAACGTCGCCACTCACCTTGTACCAATCGGTCCAGGCAGCGCCATCGTAGCTCTTGATGTAGATTCCGCCGTCCTCAGCGGTCGCGTACAGGTACTGGTAGTCGCCGTCGACATTCACGTACGGCGCGCATTTGATCTTGTAGTCACCTGCCAGGTTGTTCCATCCGTTCCAGGACGCTCCGTCGTAGGAGTTCTGATAGAGGGAACCGTCCTTGCCCGCGTAGTAGACGTACGTCGCGTCCTTGTAGGTCACGGCCGTCGGTTCATACCAGTACTCCACCGGCTGGCCATCCCAACCCGACCAATCGCTCCACGACTCGCCGCCGTAGACGGAGTAGTACCCCGCGCCATCCGCGCCGGTTGCGTATTGATAGATGTCACCGCCGTACGTCGCCGCCACGGTGCTGTAGTCGAAGTCGTACTCCCCGGCGCCGTACCCGGAGCCATCGGGAATCTTCTGCGGCTCGCCATACTCGCCTGCGGCTGAAACCGCGCCCAGCATCGACCCGCCGATCACCGCTGCGGCAGCTGCTGTTGCGATCAGCTTGCGAACCCGTCCATAACCACCTTCGTCGAACATCGACATCACAACCCATCCTTTCGATGAATCCATTACCCAGGGCGATCCATTCCGCCTTGGCCTGCATTCATCCTGACGGGAATCGCCCCACGGCGAATCGGCAGGATTGCCTAAAGCCGTCTGCCATGCGCATCGCCTGGCTGTGACACGTCTCCGAATCCGGCGATCGGAGAATTGACGCGCTGAATGACCGATATCTTCACGAACACGCTTCTGGAAGAATGTTTGCGCCAGCTACGTCGTTTTGTGCATCGAGCACGGTGTATGATGTTGGCATCTCAAGAAGGTCCGTCTGGTGACAGCAATGTTGCTGAGTCATGGGCGCCAATACTGGAGGGATGCATGCAATGACGCTAGCGAGAAGCCGTTGACGTCACTGGTAGACGAAGCGGTACGCCGGCACTATTCCAGGCGACAGATCATTCGACGTGGGGTCGCGCTCGGTCTTTCCGCCCCAGCCATCGCCGCGGCGGTGTCCGCGGTGCGTCCGCTGCCTGCGTTCGCGCAGGACACCAGCAACCCACTGGGGCGCGATCCTCGGCCGCGCCGCTCGAAGTCGTCATCTTCAAGGGCGGTTTGGCGACAACTACGCTCCACGTCAACGATGTACAACGCCCACTTCCTGACGCCAAGATCGAGTATCTCGGCACACAACGGCTCGGCGAGCAATTCCAACTGCGATTTGTCGCCGGCAATCCGCCGGACGTCATGGACAACTCTGGCGCGAACAACTTGCCGATCGCCACCCTGGTTGCCGAGGGACAGTTGGCCGACCTGGCCGACCTCATGGCCGCACTGGCTATGACACCGAAGGCTCGACCTTCGCCGATTCGCTGGTCCCGGGCTCCCAGTCCACCGGCGTCTACAACGGCGTGCAGAATGTCTTGCTCTACGCGTTGACCGTCTATGGCGTCTGGTACAACCAGGCACTCTTCGCGGAGAAGGGATGGACCTCCACGAGACTTGGGTCGACATGCTGGCCTCTGCGAGGAAATCAAGGGTGCCGGCATCGCACCATGGACGTATCAGGGGCAGTATCCGCAGTACATTCGCCTCCTCTTCGATGCAATGGTTGCAAAGAACGGCGGCATGGAGCAGTTGATCAACACGACAACCTCCAGCCGGATGCCTGGCACCAAACCGGCGTAGGCCCGATGAGCGCCGTCATGACCGCCCGGTTGGTGGTTGCGGACGGATTCTTCCAATCCGAGACGATCGACGGCCCCGCAAGAATGAACCGCAACCCCTCCTCGACGACTTTGGTCACGCCGCCACGCCCAGCTCGCGCTCCACTGCGCCGATCGACTCGTCCAGAATCGCGATCATCTCGTCGATCTGTTCGGTCGTGATGATCAACGGCGGGGTGTAGAGCAGGTGATCGCCGACCACACCATCGACCGTGCCCTGACCGGGATACGAAACCATGCCGCGTTCCAGCGTCGCCTCGCCGATGCGCTTGCTGACCCCGAGCTCCACCGGGAACGGCGCTTTCGTCTCTCGATTTGCTACCAGTTCGACTCCCTGCATCAACCCCAACCCGCGCACATCGCCAATGATTGGATGCGCATCCATGAGCGCCACCAGCTGCGAACGGAAATACGAACCAACCCTCTCGGAGTTATCGACGAGCCGGTGCTTCACCGTGTAGTCGAGGACCGCTTTGCCGATAGCGGTGGAAAGCGGATTGCCGCCGGCGGTATGCCCGATCACAAACGATCCGCCTGTACCGCGCACCTGCCCCACGATCTCGGGCCGCACCAGCACAGCGCCCAATGGGGTGTAGCCGCCAGAAATGCCCTTCGCGCACGCGATGAGATCGGGCGTTGCGTCCCAATGATCGATCCCGAACTTGCGCCCGGTGCGCCCAAATCCCGTCATCACCTCATCGGCGATGAACAGGATGTCGTGCGCGTCGCAAATCTCCCGGATTCGTTCGAAATACCCTGCGGTCGCTGGCACCGCGCCCAGGGTCGCGCCGACCACCGGTTCTGCGATAAAGGCCGCGACATTCTCCGAACCAACCTGGCTCAGAACATAGTGAAGCTGGTCGGCCATGGCCAGACCGTAGGCCATTTCGTCGCCAGTTGCATTTCTATAGGAATAGCATGGCCAAATATGCTCTGCTGGCGAGAGCATCCCCTGATACTTCTTGCGCCGTCCGGCATTGCCCCCATAGCTCAATGCCGCCAGCGTCGCGCCATGGAAACTCTGCCAGCGCCCGATCACCAGTTGCTTGGTGCCCTTTCCGCGGTCACGCTGATATTGCAGCGCGATCTTGACCGCATTCTCGGTCGCTTCCGATCCACCGGAGACGAACCACACCCGTTCCAGCCCGGCCGGCGCGAACTCCTCCACGACTGTCCGGGCGCACGCTTCGATCGCCTCGGTCGAGAAGGCATGAGTCGGTGAGTAGGCCAACTGCTGCGCCTGCGCAACCATCGCCTCGAGGATCTCCGGCACGCCGTGTCCGATGTTCGCCACCGACGAGCTCCCTGCCGACCCATCGATATAGCGCTTGCCGGTCGAATCCCAGAGATAGATCCCTTCGCCCCGCACGACGGTCGGATACGCCCGCTGCAGATCGCGATAGATAACCGGCGTCCGCTCCTGATCGATCAGCACCACTTCCGCACTCCTTCCGTCCACGTTCACGCCTCGTCATTCTATCCCTCCCCACTCAGCGGCAAGCCGCCTGCTTCCCGCTCCTGGCATTGGCATGGACCGGGAACCTCGTGTGGTCCGGCGCCGGGGACAAGAGAAACCCCGTCTCCTGCGCCAGAGACGGGGTCTTCCCGATGGTTCGATAGACGACACCGAGGCTTAGTCCCCTGCCGCCTGCGCCTCGCCTGTGCCCGGGATGCCCGCGCTCTCTGTCTCACGCGACGTGTTCGGCTCCACCGGTGGAGCCGATCCCTCGATCCGCAGATCGGGCAGCCATTCGAGCCAGCTCGGCAAGTACCAGTTCCATTTGCCCAGAATGCGCATCACTGCCGGCACCAGCACCGTTCGCACGATCGTGGCATCGAGCAGGATCGCCACCGCCAGACCGAATCCCACCTGTTGCAGGAAGACCAGCCGCCCGGTGCTGAATCCCAGGAAGACCACCACCATGATCAGCGCCGCCCCGGTGATGATGCGCGCCGTCGATTCGACCCCATGCGCCACCGATTCACGGTTTCTCCCGGTCTCGTCATAGAACTCGCGAATACGGCTCAGCAGGAAGACCTGGTAGTCCATCGAAAGTCCAAAGAGCACGCAGAAGAGGAAAATCGGAATCCACGCCTCCACTACCGGTGTCTGATCGAACCCGAGCAGCCCGGTGAGATGCCCACGCTGGAAAACCAGCACCAGCACGCCATAGGCCGCCCCGACCGACAGCAGATTCATCACGATCGCCGTGGCCGGAACGACCACCGACCGGAACGCCACCATCAGCAGCAGGAAGCTCAATCCGAGCACGAAGAGGAAAACGCGCGGCGTCCAGGTATTGGTCGTGTTGATGAAGTCGACGTACCCGGCCGTTTGCCCCGAAACGTAGACCGTCCCCATTTCACTCGGGAACGACGACGGAATCGAGTCGCTCCGCAGATGCCGAATCACGTCATACGACGCTTCGTCATTGGGAGGTGTGCTGAGCGTCGCCTGAATGTGCGCCAGATCGCCAGCTTCGTTCCAGACCACCGGGCCCACTGCCGCCATTCCCGGCTCGCTGGCCAGCAACCCGGCCAACTCTTCGACAGCAGCCTCGGTCTCCGCGTTCTTCGGCGCATCGATCACGAAATCGACCGGCGCCAACCGACCGGCGGTGAACTTCCCCTCCAGCACGGTGAATGCGTCCTTGACATCGCTCTCCGGGAGCGATTCCACACCGGCAAACCCGGTCTGCATGCTGAAGAAGGGTATCGAGAGCGCCAGCAGCACTCCCGCGCCCAGCACCAGCGCCGGCCACGGACGTGCCATCACCAGATGCGCCGCCCGCCCCCAGAAGCCATGCGCCTGCTCGACCTCTTCGTCGTGGATCACCTTGGCATGGTCCATGGCGTCATAGTCGCGCCGGCGCGGCCAGTCGATCCGGTCGCCCAGCAAGCTGATCACAGCCGGAATCAGGGTCAGCACCGCCACCACCGACACCATCACCGCCAGGATCGCGCCCAGCCCGAGACTGCGGAAGATCGAATTCGGCATCAGGAAGAGCCCGATAAGGGCAAAGACCACGGTCAACCCTGAGAAGACCACCGCTTTGGTCGCGGTCCCTCCGGCCACCTCGATTGCATCCGGCTTGGACCGTCCCCGGCGCCGCTCTTCCCGATATCGCTCGATCACGAACAGCGCGTAGTCGATTCCGACTGCGAGCCCGATTACCGAAATCATGTTGATGATGAAGAAGGAGAGCTCGAAACGAATTCCGACGATCGCCGCGATCCCGGTGGCAACCGCCACCGCCGCCAGCGCCATTCCCACCGGCACCAGCGCGGCCACCACCGCGCCGAACACCAGCATCAGCACCAGCAGCGCGATCGGCAAGCCAATGATCTCCGCCCGCTGGAGATCCTCTTCCGAGACGGTGTTGAATGTCTCATTGGTCGTCATGTCGCCAACGCTGTGCACCGCCACCGCGTCGCTGGCGTGCGAGCCGATTGCCTGGAGATATTCCTCGGCTCGATCGTGCACATCGTCCAGCTCGCCGATCAGCGTCACCGGAATCAAGAGGGTCGAGCGGTCCTCAGAGACCAGGGATTCCGCCTGCGCCGCCGCTGCTGGATCCGGAGCCTGCGCCGCCAGGTAGTAGTTCACCGTCTTCGTCGGATCCTGATCCACGAGATCGGTCAGCGTTCCCAACTGCGTGAAAACACCGTCCACCACCTGCTTGAACTCAGGATCGTCGACCGTCAGACTATCGGAGGTGACGACAATCGTCTCCGTCAGCGGCGTCTCGAAGCCCATGCGACGCTCGAGCAGATCGCGCCCCTGATTCGATTCAGGGTTGTCCAGCAAGCGGACTTCGGTGGTCAGAGCGCCAGAAAGGAAGATGCCGGCACAGATCGCGCCGGCCACCAGCATCGCCAACCAAACACCGATCGTTCGCCACGGATGCCGGGCGCTACTGGCCGAGATTTTCGCCGTCGAAGGAACCAACATACCCCATCCCCAGAATACAATTCACTGTTACTTAACAGTGTTCGGTGTTACCTAACGTCGTTATCCCATGACAGGAGCCATGCAAATACAACCCCTTCTCACACCCACCTGATGCCCCTGCCGCGCCGGCGATCGTCCTCAACAAGGACCTCTTCTTCGGCGTCACCATTAGCAACACTTCCTGCGCGCGCTCGGCTACGCGCCGATCGCTGCCTGCTCCACCAAAGCACCTGCGTCGGCAATCTCCTCCAGGCCCGACGCCGCTTTGCTCATCATCGACATCTCCGCTGTCGACGACTGGGATGCGCTGAAGACCACGATCGACGCCACTCCAGACCTTCCTCGATCGCCTTCGGTTCCCATACCAATGTCGAAGGTCTCCGCGCGGCCAAGAACGCTGGTCTCACCCGTGGTCTTTTCCAATGGCGAGTTCCATCGCACCATGGGCGACACCATCGTCCACATGCCAAACCCGCCATCGACCCTTCGCAAGACCCGAACCCGGAGCAACCAACGACGCCCGAACGGTAACGGTTGCATACTTCCCGCCATCGAGAAGCATTTCGTAGCGAGCGGGACCTGGTGACCACCCACTACCGACCATCATCGTCGGCGCAGGTATCGTTGGCGTCTCGACCGCCTGGGAACTCGCCAAGCTCGGACGCACCGACATACTGGTCATCGACCGTGCTCCCTCTTCGAAACCGGGGGCTCCACATCCCATGCCCCAGGAGGCGTTTTCCAGAACAACGCCTCTCGCACGGTCTCAAAACTGGCCCAATGGACCACTGGCGCTTTCGCCGAGGTTTCCTCGCCCGACGCGCCACCTGGTTCCCGACCGGCAGGCCTCGAAATCGCCACCACCCCTGAGCGCTGGCACGATCTGAAACGGAAGGTCGGTTACGCCCGCTCATGGGGTCTCGACGCCATGCCCTCGACCCGTCGGAAACTCCGCCAGCTCGTTCCTCAGCTCGACACCGACCTCATCCTCGGATCGATCCACGTTGCCGGCGATGGGATCGTTCGCGCTGTTCCCACCGTCGAACGGTGATCGCCGACCGCGCCGAGGCGCTTGGCGTCACGTTCATGGGCGAAACCGACCCTGTCGATATGCCCAACCTGCCGTGCGCGGCATCCACACCAGCAACGGCGACTTCACTTGCGACAGCTCGTTCCGTGCGGTGGCATCTGGGGACCGCTTCTCGGCGAGCTGACCGGCACTCCCATTCCTTTGCATCCGTGCGCGCACCCCTATGTCCGCACCACACCACTCGCCGAGCTCCAGCACCTGGCCGGCCAACAGGTCGTCCAACCCCTGTGGCGGCATCAGGACTATTCCATGTACCTCTGGCAGGACGGAGACCGCATGGGCGTCGGCAACTATCGGCACGATCCCGTCCTGGTGCCGGCACAATATCGACAATAGCCTTCGCCGGCGCCCGCCGAGCGCGATTTCGACCCCGCTCCCATGGATCCGCCACGAAGCGTGATGCGCCCCATCCCCGACTGCGCGACGCCGAATAATATCGACCGCGTCTACGGCATGTTCTCCTTCCTTCACCATCGACGCCCAGGGCCGTGGTCGGCGAAGTCGCCAACGCCTCTGGCCTCTGGACCGCCATCGCCATCTGGGTCACCCACTCCACCGGCACCGGTCGCCCGCGCCCTGGCCCAGCAAATGGTCTACCGCGACTGCGAGCTCGACATGCGGAATCCTTATCAACCGCTTCGCGCCCCACCATGCCAGTCCAAGCTACATCCACGCCTGGGCTGGAGCCAGTACGCCGAGGTCTACGACATCATTCATCCGAAGTATCAGATCACGATCAGCGGCGGATTGCGGCGCGCTCCTGGTATGCGCAACAGTAGCCCTGCTCCTCGGCGCGCATTTCTTCGAGTCGAACGGTTGGGAACGCCCACAATGGTTCGGATCAAACTCGACCCTGCCACTGCCGGCCGCCGGCAGCGTCCGCGCGACGACTGGGGCGCCATCGAATGGTCCCCATCGCCGGGGCATGAGCACATCGCCACCCGCACGAACGCCGGTCTGTTCGATCTCAGCACGTTTATGCGCATCGAGCTTTCCAGGAAGAACGCCCTCGCCGCGCTCAGGCGCCTCTCGTGCAGCAAAACTCGACCGACCCGCCAGGCGCGTCACCTACAGCCTCTTGCTCGATCGGCGGCGTCAGGTCGACGTCACCATCCCGGCTCGCCTGGCCGACGATCGTTTCGCGATCATGTCCGGCAGCGCCAGCGATCGCGCGATCTCGGTGGATCGAAAATCATCTGCGCGACTTCGCCGGATGTCACCGTGCGCGACACCACCCGCCTGGGCGCGCGCTTGGTCTATTCGGCCCCAATGCGCTCGCCATCCTCGATTCGATTGTCGACCAACCACTGCCTCGACGATCACCCGCGCTACACAGCGCGCGCTGGACTCGTGGACATATCCCGTGCTCGCCATCCGCATGTCCTATCAACGCCGGTGAAGAAGGCTTCGAGCTGCATACCTCGACCGAATATGGCTCCGCGCTCTGGGATCTCGTCTGGTACGCCGGGCGACCCCATGGTCTCATCGCGGCCGGCGGAGCGGCGATGGACTCGCTCCCGCATCGAGAAGGGTTTTCTCTCACTGGGAACCGATCTCCGCGCGGAGTACACCCGGCTGGCCTTGCGCGCGCGCCTGCCATCGACAAAGCCCGCTCGGACTATATCGGCGCAGACGCGCTCGCCAATTCGTTCACATCGAAGAAGCTCGCCACCTTGCTGCTCGATCCAGATTCCTGCGGTTCCGCTCGGCAAGAGAACCCATCCTCCTGGGTGCCGACATCGTCGGCTATGTGTCCAGCGCCAATTTCGGCTTCACCGTCGGTCGCTTTGTCGCCCTTGGCTACCTACCCATCGAGCTCGCCCGCCCCGGGAACCGATCGAATACTTCGCCGAATGCTATCGAGTACAATCACCAAACCCCAACCACATCACTCAGACGATCTCGAATCTCGCTGAATCTGAGTGTGCCGAATTGGCCATGCACAGCCACGAACCCTCGAAACGCGTCCTCGTCACCGGAGCTGGCGGGTTTATCGGCCATCACCTCGTCACCAGCCTCAAGCGCCGCGGCCACTGGGTACGCGGCGTCGACGAAAGCGCCCGGTTCCTGCCCAGTCAAGCCGACGAAGTTCTGGCTTCTCGACCTGCGCCACTTGACAACCTCCGAAGCCACTCTGTGGTGTCGATCAGGTCTACGCCTTGGCCGCTGACAGGCGGCATGGGCTATATCGTCAATCATCACGCCGAAATCCTGCGCAACAATGCGCTCATCAACCTGCATACCATCGAAGCTGCCCGCCAGAATCGGGTTGAGCGCCTCTGCTGCTTCATCCGCTTGTGTCTACCCTGAACACCTGCAAACCTCAACCGACGTTGTCCCCCTCCAGAGAGTCGACGCCTACCCCGCTGATCCTCAGGACGCATATGGTTGGGAAAAGCTCATCTCCGAAAAGCTCTGCAGTACTACTCCGCCGACTTTGGCATGCAAAACCGCATCGTCCGATTCCACAATGTCTTCGTGACCCGCTCTGAGACCTGGGACGGTGGCCGCGAGGAAAGCTCCCGCCGCTCTCTGTCGCAAAGATCGCCATCGCCAAACTCACCGGAAATCCCGAGATCAGTCTGGGGCGACGGCAAGCAAACCCGCTCCTTCTGCTATATCGACGACTGTGTCGAGGGCCTTTACCGCATCATGCAGTCGGACTATCCCGGGCCACTGAACCTCGGTCAAGACCGTAGTCTCCATCAGCGACTTGCGTTCATGATCGCCGATCTCGCCGAGATCCCGATCGAACTCGCCCGGCCCTCAAGGTGTGCGCGGGCGAAACTCGAACAATTCGCTCACAAGCCAAATTCTTGGATGGATGCCTTCAGTTCCACTCGAACAAGGACTAGACATCACCTACCACACTGGATCGAAGAGCAGGTTCGCGGCTCACCGTTGCGCCTCCCGTTGAGCGAGGAGTCGGCCATCTGAAAAGTCGAACCGATCGGATCGCTCTCAGACGGCGCCGGAATCGACAACCTGCTTCCTGATGCACAGCTTGGCGCCGCTACTCCTTGTTCGGCGTCCCGAACGCCGTCACCTTCCCGCCACCTGACGAGGCATCGCTTCCAGGCGTTCGCAGCCATTCCACCACGACCCAGCCCGCCGTTGGCAGGTGTCCACTCCGGTCGCTTTCCCCGGAGAAAGCTGTTCGCCAACTCCTCATTCCCGGGTTGTGGCCACCAACACGTCCGCCGAAAACTCTTTGGAAACGCTTGTATCACCTCGATCAGCTCGTGTTCCGTTGCCCCCGTAAACCTCCGGCACCACCCGGCGCTCACCGGAGAATTTCATCATGCCGCCGCCAAGGTCTCCGGTTTGCAGGGCCGAATCGCATTCGAGGTCACCAGCAGATCGGGCGCCCACCCTGCCTCTGAATCCTCTACGCCCAGCTTCCATCGCCCACCGCCGCCCAGGCTTGGTCAGTTCCGCGCCGGATCTCCGGCGGATTGATCTTCTCGGTCTTCGAATGCCGTAAAATGATCTATACTTCTTCGCCCATCACTCCCTCCAGCGCGCGTGCCGATTGCTCCCCGCAGTCTACGAAACCATGGCCATCCGCGCAACCCGTCACAGTTCCCCATTTCCCCCGGGTATCCTCTTTAACATCACGTATCCGCCCGCTCAAGAGAGGAATCCAGCTGCATGGACCACCAGCAAGCGCTTCGTCGACAAGGTCGTCATCGTCACCGGAGGCGCGGTCGGCATCGGCAACGGCGCTGCCGAAGCCTTTGCACGTAGGCGGATCGGTCGTGATCGCCGATCTGATGCCGGAAAAGCCAGCCTGGCGGCCAACCGCATCGTCGGCGCCGGGGGTTCCGCGCTGGCCGTGGCGACCGATGTCCGCTCGAACACACCGCCGTCGCCAACATGGTCGACATGGCCGTTTCCACGCTGGCGGTGTCGATGTCCTGTTCAACGCGGCAGGGATCAACATCTTTACGGCACCGTCGACATTCTGGCGGAGGAAGACTGGGACCGCCAGCTCCGGTGTCAACCTCAAAGGCACATTCCTCACGTGTAAGCATGTCATTCCCGAAATGCCAAACGGGGCGGCGGATCCATCGTCAACACGGCCTCGGTTCAGGCGTTCGCCTCGCAACGAACCGTGGCCGCCCACGCTGCTGGGCGGCATCGTCAGCTTCACCACCACGGTTGCGCTCGACCACGCCGCAGAGAACATCCGTTGCAACTGCATCGCCCCTGGTTCGATTCGCACGCCCGTAGCCTGGAAATGGCCGCTGAGAAGTTCGGCGACGGCGATATCGAGGGCGACCATCGCGCTCTGGGGCAGCGCGCATCCCATCGGCCCGTCACGGCACGATCGAAGAGGTCGCCAATCTCGTCCTCTTCCTCGCCTCCGACGAGGAGCCTCCTTCTGCACCGGAGGCGCCTATCGCGTCGACGGCGGCCTACTCTCGCCCTTACCCGTGTAGAGCTGACGAGGACCCGTACTTCAAAGATTCAACAGGACTTCACCAGAGCTGTAGCCGCTGCTCTGGTCGGAACGTCCAGCTTGCCGAGGATGTTCGCGACGTGTTTCGACGCCGTGCGTGGGCTGATATCCAGTTCCTCACCGATCTCTCTGTCGGTGTGACCCGCCGCGATGAGCCGCAGCACCTCCAGCTCGCGCGGCGTGAGCAACTCGGCAAGTTCCGCCTCGGACATTCCCGCGCTCGTCTCCGATCCGACCAGCGTCAAGGCGATTTCCACCGCATCCCCGATCGGCATGCGATACCCATCGCGAAAAGCGCGTTCGAACGCCACGTCGCCGAGCGCCGCTCTCGTCTGCTCCAACGCCAATGCGTTCCGGTCGAGCTCTGTCGACCAGGGATTCGCGCCTCCCCGGTCTTGCAGGGCTCGCGCCGCTCCCAGGAGCCGCGCCGCATCCTCGGGATGCGATGCCCCGCACAATGCCGCTATCCCACAGAATGGGCTCGACAGATACCAGTTTCCGCCGGACCGGCTGAGTGCCTCCACGCTCTCCCCGTATCGACGCAGCGCTGCATCCAGCTCGCCCAGGTCATGCCGCATTACGCCGATATCGCTGAGCCGGATTCCCGCGAAGTAGTCATCACCGCGCGCCCGCTCCAACGCAAGCCCCGCTTCGACCAACGCCAACCCTTCGTCTGATTCTCCGGCGCCGCCCAGGAAGAGACCAGCCTCTCCGTAGACCATCGCTCGCCAATAGTCATCGTCCACTGGTTCGATCAGCCGATGCGCCTCACGTCCGAGGCGAATCGATTCGTCCAGATGGCCCAATGCCAGCTCGCCATATTGCGCAATGGTCAACGCCACGCTCTCCATGATGGGCTGTCCGCGTTCCCGTGCCAACGCTGCCGCGGCGTTCGCTTTGCGCACCGCCTCCGCGTGCTCGCCCACATGGTTTGTGAGCATCGCGTCTCCTACCCGAACCCAGGTGTCCGACGCGATGTCATCGGTGTCGGTGTAACTGCACGCCCGCTCGAGCCATTGCCGCGCTTCCTGGGTGTTGCCCTGATAGAACCAATACCAGTAGAGCGCCCAGACCATACGCTGAAGCCGCGTGCCGTCCCGCTCGGCATCGAGCCATGTCAGCGCGGCCAGCACGTTTGCGTGTTCGGCATCGAGCCCGTTCAGCCACTCACGCTGATCCGGACCGCGCAAGCCCATCTCGACCGCTTTCGCCCGTTCCAGGTAGTACGCCGCA contains these protein-coding regions:
- a CDS encoding MMPL family transporter, whose protein sequence is MLVPSTAKISASSARHPWRTIGVWLAMLVAGAICAGIFLSGALTTEVRLLDNPESNQGRDLLERRMGFETPLTETIVVTSDSLTVDDPEFKQVVDGVFTQLGTLTDLVDQDPTKTVNYYLAAQAPDPAAAAQAESLVSEDRSTLLIPVTLIGELDDVHDRAEEYLQAIGSHASDAVAVHSVGDMTTNETFNTVSEEDLQRAEIIGLPIALLVLMLVFGAVVAALVPVGMALAAVAVATGIAAIVGIRFELSFFIINMISVIGLAVGIDYALFVIERYREERRRGRSKPDAIEVAGGTATKAVVFSGLTVVFALIGLFLMPNSIFRSLGLGAILAVMVSVVAVLTLIPAVISLLGDRIDWPRRRDYDAMDHAKVIHDEEVEQAHGFWGRAAHLVMARPWPALVLGAGVLLALSIPFFSMQTGFAGVESLPESDVKDAFTVLEGKFTAGRLAPVDFVIDAPKNAETEAAVEELAGLLASEPGMAAVGPVVWNEAGDLAHIQATLSTPPNDEASYDVIRHLRSDSIPSSFPSEMGTVYVSGQTAGYVDFINTTNTWTPRVFLFVLGLSFLLLMVAFRSVVVPATAIVMNLLSVGAAYGVLVLVFQRGHLTGLLGFDQTPVVEAWIPIFLFCVLFGLSMDYQVFLLSRIREFYDETGRNRESVAHGVESTARIITGAALIMVVVFLGFSTGRLVFLQQVGFGLAVAILLDATIVRTVLVPAVMRILGKWNWYLPSWLEWLPDLRIEGSAPPVEPNTSRETESAGIPGTGEAQAAGD
- a CDS encoding LuxR C-terminal-related transcriptional regulator; its protein translation is MYSTFVGREREVATLRQMIRNPALRLITITGPGGVGKTRLSVEVAGTLERTFGRNIWFVPLAPVGDSTLVPAAIARTIGVRESGTRGIVADIVEYLAPRRALMLVDNFERLLEAGPVISELLGACPDLTVVTTSQAPLRLHGEQEFALAPLAPPQSHGNERRSSEIDAAVQLFVDRAQAVQSTFTLNDSNREAVEAICAALDGLPLAIELAAARVRVLSPASIRSRLQSDRQVRFQLLSDGPRDLPERHQSIGEAIGWSYRLLDPWEQLLFRRLSVFRGWFTFASAEAVCGFGALADQPRDMFELVASLFDKSFLMSKASDGPEPSFLLLASIRAYAAELLENSDERDVMRERHAAYYLERAKAVEMGLRGPDQREWLNGLDAEHANVLAALTWLDAERDGTRLQRMVWALYWYWFYQGNTQEARQWLERACSYTDTDDIASDTWVRVGDAMLTNHVGEHAEAVRKANAAAALARERGQPIMESVALTIAQYGELALGHLDESIRLGREAHRLIEPVDDDYWRAMVYGEAGLFLGGAGESDEGLALVEAGLALERARGDDYFAGIRLSDIGVMRHDLGELDAALRRYGESVEALSRSGGNWYLSSPFCGIAALCGASHPEDAARLLGAARALQDRGGANPWSTELDRNALALEQTRAALGDVAFERAFRDGYRMPIGDAVEIALTLVGSETSAGMSEAELAELLTPRELEVLRLIAAGHTDREIGEELDISPRTASKHVANILGKLDVPTRAAATALVKSC
- a CDS encoding aminotransferase class III-fold pyridoxal phosphate-dependent enzyme — encoded protein: MVLIDQERTPVIYRDLQRAYPTVVRGEGIYLWDSTGKRYIDGSAGSSSVANIGHGVPEILEAMVAQAQQLAYSPTHAFSTEAIEACARTVVEEFAPAGLERVWFVSGGSEATENAVKIALQYQRDRGKGTKQLVIGRWQSFHGATLAALSYGGNAGRRKKYQGMLSPAEHIWPCYSYRNATGDEMAYGLAMADQLHYVLSQVGSENVAAFIAEPVVGATLGAVPATAGYFERIREICDAHDILFIADEVMTGFGRTGRKFGIDHWDATPDLIACAKGISGGYTPLGAVLVRPEIVGQVRGTGGSFVIGHTAGGNPLSTAIGKAVLDYTVKHRLVDNSERVGSYFRSQLVALMDAHPIIGDVRGLGLMQGVELVANRETKAPFPVELGVSKRIGEATLERGMVSYPGQGTVDGVVGDHLLYTPPLIITTEQIDEMIAILDESIGAVERELGVAA